A genomic window from Polaribacter gangjinensis includes:
- a CDS encoding thymidine kinase, with product MFLENTVNHTEQFGWIEVICGSMFSGKTEELIRRLRRAQFAKQRVEIFKPTIDTRYDNDEVVSHNDSRIRSTPVPVASNIRLLANDVDVVGIDEAQFFDDEIVAVCNDLANRGIRVIVAGLDMDFKGNPFGPMPALMATAEYVTKVHAVCTHTGNLAHYSFRKSVNDKLVVLGETQEYEPLSRAAYFKAVREQQIAKKDTTSDE from the coding sequence ATGTTTCTTGAAAATACAGTAAATCATACAGAACAATTTGGTTGGATAGAAGTCATTTGTGGTTCAATGTTTTCTGGAAAAACAGAGGAATTAATTCGACGTTTAAGACGTGCACAGTTTGCAAAACAACGTGTTGAAATTTTTAAACCAACCATTGACACACGTTATGATAATGACGAGGTAGTATCTCATAATGATAGTAGAATTCGCTCAACTCCAGTTCCTGTAGCATCAAACATTCGTTTGTTAGCCAATGATGTAGATGTTGTTGGCATTGATGAAGCGCAATTTTTTGATGACGAAATTGTGGCTGTTTGCAATGATTTGGCAAATAGAGGCATTCGTGTTATTGTGGCTGGTTTAGATATGGATTTTAAAGGAAATCCTTTTGGACCTATGCCTGCTTTAATGGCAACTGCAGAATATGTAACGAAAGTTCATGCCGTTTGCACTCATACTGGGAACTTAGCGCACTATAGTTTTAGAAAATCTGTAAATGATAAATTGGTAGTTTTAGGCGAAACACAAGAATACGAACCTTTGTCAAGAGCAGCTTATTTTAAAGCAGTAAGAGAACAACAAATTGCCAAGAAAGACACAACTTCAGATGAATAA
- the alr gene encoding alanine racemase produces the protein MNNHVTVLEIDGKALEHNLNYFKKKLLPTTKILAVVKAFSYGSDEVQVAKFLQDKIDYFAVAYAHEGIALREANIGKPILVLHPQIVNFQSIIDNCLEPNLYSFETFHAFLKLAKSNSLTDYPIHIKFNTGLNRLGFLPSDVSKIIDGLRENNHVKIQSLFSHLVASEDLNERDFTTRQIESFKNIVTDFDAFLKYKPLLHICNTSGVVNYPDAQFDMVRIGIGLYGFGNDDFETSQLKNTHNLSSIISQIHEIDPGNSVGYNRAFIATKKIRSATIPIGHADGISRALGNAKGFVTINHQKAPILGNVCMDMIMVDVTNINCKEGDKVIIFNHQKTIQEFADAAETITYEILTGISHRVKKVLKD, from the coding sequence ATGAATAATCATGTAACTGTTCTAGAAATTGATGGAAAAGCACTAGAGCACAATCTCAATTATTTTAAGAAAAAATTATTGCCAACAACTAAAATTTTAGCTGTTGTAAAAGCATTTAGTTATGGAAGTGATGAAGTTCAAGTTGCCAAATTTTTGCAAGATAAAATTGATTATTTTGCAGTTGCCTATGCTCATGAAGGAATTGCTTTAAGAGAAGCTAATATTGGAAAACCAATTTTGGTTTTACACCCACAAATAGTTAATTTTCAATCAATTATTGACAATTGTTTAGAACCTAATTTGTATAGTTTCGAAACTTTTCATGCGTTTTTAAAACTAGCTAAAAGTAATTCACTAACTGATTATCCAATTCATATAAAATTCAATACGGGATTAAATAGACTGGGATTTTTACCTTCTGATGTTTCAAAAATAATTGATGGATTGAGAGAAAATAATCATGTAAAAATTCAATCATTGTTCTCACATTTGGTAGCAAGTGAAGATTTGAATGAACGAGATTTTACAACCCGACAAATTGAAAGTTTTAAAAATATTGTAACTGATTTTGATGCATTTTTAAAATACAAACCGCTGTTGCATATTTGTAATACATCTGGAGTTGTTAATTATCCTGATGCTCAGTTTGATATGGTTCGAATTGGCATTGGCTTGTATGGTTTTGGCAATGACGATTTTGAAACTTCGCAGTTAAAAAATACCCATAATTTATCATCAATTATTTCTCAAATTCACGAAATTGATCCTGGAAATTCTGTGGGATATAACAGAGCATTTATAGCTACAAAAAAAATACGTTCAGCTACAATTCCTATTGGACATGCAGACGGAATTTCGAGAGCCTTAGGAAATGCCAAAGGATTTGTAACAATAAACCATCAAAAAGCACCAATTTTGGGAAATGTTTGTATGGATATGATTATGGTTGATGTTACAAATATCAATTGTAAAGAAGGTGATAAAGTTATCATTTTCAATCATCAAAAAACAATTCAAGAATTTGCAGACGCTGCAGAAACAATCACTTACGAGATTTTAACCGGAATTTCTCACAGGGTTAAAAAAGTGCTTAAAGATTAA
- the mscL gene encoding large conductance mechanosensitive channel protein MscL has product MLKEFKEFAMKGNLVDIAVAFVMGAAFNKVVSAFTGGIVSPLVGLIFKSDFKDLKWTIKDGVADETGTIVGEVSVMYGDFITNLIDFIIVAFVMFMIVKAVNITKKKEVPAPAAPKGPSQEELLAEIRDLLAKK; this is encoded by the coding sequence ATGCTCAAAGAATTTAAAGAGTTTGCAATGAAGGGAAACCTTGTTGACATTGCAGTTGCTTTTGTGATGGGTGCTGCTTTTAACAAAGTAGTAAGTGCTTTTACAGGTGGAATTGTTTCGCCCTTGGTTGGATTAATTTTTAAATCGGATTTTAAAGATTTAAAATGGACTATTAAAGATGGTGTTGCAGATGAAACTGGCACAATTGTTGGCGAAGTAAGTGTGATGTATGGAGATTTTATTACAAATTTGATTGATTTTATAATTGTTGCTTTTGTAATGTTTATGATAGTAAAAGCGGTAAATATCACTAAAAAGAAAGAAGTTCCTGCTCCAGCAGCTCCAAAAGGACCAAGTCAAGAAGAATTGTTGGCTGAAATTAGAGATTTATTAGCTAAAAAATAA
- the truB gene encoding tRNA pseudouridine(55) synthase TruB, whose protein sequence is MISIDEESFKSGQVLLIDKPLEWTSFQVVNKLRWHIKQRFNLKKIKVGHAGTLDPLATGLLILCTGNETKNIDSYQAQIKEYTGIFTIGATTPSYDLETTIDKTFEISHITPSLIEETTKQFIGTIQQKPPIFSAIKQEGKRLYDLARKGETAEIKSREITIFEFEITKIEMPNLHFRVVCSKGTYIRSLAFDFGKALNSGAHLSVLRRTKIGEFSVENAFSVDSFIEKLSVE, encoded by the coding sequence ATGATTTCTATAGACGAAGAAAGTTTTAAAAGTGGTCAAGTTTTATTAATTGATAAACCTTTGGAATGGACTTCATTTCAAGTAGTTAACAAATTACGTTGGCACATCAAACAACGATTTAATCTCAAAAAAATAAAAGTTGGTCATGCTGGAACTTTAGATCCTTTAGCAACTGGTTTACTGATTCTTTGCACAGGAAATGAAACCAAAAATATTGATTCTTATCAAGCGCAAATCAAAGAATATACAGGAATTTTTACCATTGGCGCAACAACTCCAAGTTACGATTTAGAAACAACTATTGATAAAACATTTGAAATTTCTCATATAACTCCAAGTTTAATTGAAGAGACAACCAAACAATTTATAGGTACAATTCAACAAAAACCGCCTATTTTTTCTGCTATAAAACAAGAAGGAAAGCGTCTGTATGATTTGGCAAGAAAAGGAGAAACTGCTGAAATAAAATCAAGAGAAATTACCATTTTTGAGTTTGAAATCACTAAAATTGAAATGCCAAATCTTCATTTCAGAGTAGTTTGTAGTAAAGGAACTTACATTCGTTCATTGGCTTTTGATTTTGGAAAAGCATTGAATTCAGGCGCGCATTTATCGGTATTAAGAAGAACCAAAATTGGTGAATTTTCTGTAGAAAACGCTTTTTCTGTAGATAGTTTTATCGAAAAATTATCTGTGGAATAG
- a CDS encoding undecaprenyl-diphosphate phosphatase, giving the protein MNLIEAIILAIIEGITEYLPVSSTGHMIIASSFMRIATDDFTKLFTIVIQLGAILSVVVLYWKRFFQSIDFYFKLAIAFIPAVVLGLLLNDVIDNLLESPITVAISLIIGGFILLKVDDWFKANEEFDAENPTAHTEISYLTALKIGFFQCLAMIPGTSRSGASIVGGMTQKINRKTAAEFSFFLAVPTMLGATLKKSYDYYKAGFELSADQVNYLIVGNIVAFIVALIAIKSFIDYLSKKGFKLFGYYRIFFGIVLLFIHFFVYKLTI; this is encoded by the coding sequence ATGAATTTAATTGAAGCTATTATTTTAGCAATTATTGAAGGAATAACCGAATATTTACCTGTTTCTTCAACAGGACACATGATTATTGCTTCGTCTTTTATGCGAATTGCCACAGACGATTTCACCAAACTTTTTACAATTGTTATTCAATTAGGAGCTATTTTATCAGTGGTTGTGTTGTATTGGAAACGTTTTTTTCAAAGTATTGATTTTTACTTCAAATTGGCAATTGCTTTCATACCTGCAGTGGTTTTAGGTTTGTTGCTAAATGATGTGATTGATAATTTGTTAGAAAGTCCAATTACAGTAGCAATTTCCTTGATTATTGGCGGATTTATTCTTTTAAAAGTGGATGATTGGTTCAAAGCTAATGAAGAATTTGATGCTGAAAATCCAACAGCTCACACTGAAATTTCGTATTTGACAGCATTAAAAATCGGTTTTTTTCAATGTTTGGCAATGATTCCAGGAACCTCAAGAAGTGGTGCAAGTATTGTGGGTGGAATGACTCAGAAAATCAATCGAAAAACAGCAGCCGAATTTTCGTTTTTTTTAGCAGTTCCAACAATGTTAGGAGCCACTTTGAAAAAAAGTTACGATTATTATAAAGCTGGTTTTGAGCTTTCTGCAGATCAAGTGAATTATTTAATTGTTGGCAACATTGTAGCGTTCATTGTAGCGTTAATCGCCATCAAATCGTTTATTGATTACTTAAGCAAAAAAGGGTTTAAACTCTTTGGATATTATCGAATTTTCTTCGGAATTGTACTTTTATTCATTCATTTTTTCGTTTATAAACTAACCATTTAA
- a CDS encoding DUF3098 domain-containing protein, producing the protein MKNETTSQQEFLFGKRNYIFMMIGIAFIALGFIFMAGGGSDDPNVFNEEIYNWQRIRLAPTLVIIGLGIEIYAILLNPKK; encoded by the coding sequence ATGAAAAACGAAACAACTTCACAACAAGAATTCCTTTTTGGAAAAAGAAACTATATTTTCATGATGATAGGCATTGCATTCATCGCTTTAGGATTTATTTTTATGGCAGGTGGAGGTAGTGATGATCCCAATGTTTTTAATGAAGAAATCTACAATTGGCAACGAATTCGTTTGGCACCAACTTTAGTTATTATTGGTTTAGGAATAGAGATTTATGCGATTTTATTAAATCCTAAAAAATAA
- a CDS encoding cell division protein FtsX, translating to MSNKFDSYQKRRLQSSYFSVVISIALVLFMVGILGLILLKSTKVANIVKEQVAITLFLKDGISDEQITTFRESLLEEPFTNSAIYTSKEDAAKIYSEEIGEDFLEFLGKNPLKNGIDIYVKADFVTPEKMQELEEKFLKNAFVADVSYDKPLINLLTENIKRISFWLLVASSFFAIIATILINSAIRLTIYSKRFTIKTMQMVGATKSFIRKPFILTSIKLGLIGAFLALIALGFVVYYIDKFIPSLAILQDYTTLTILALGVILTAFIITLISTFLATQRFLNLRTDELYY from the coding sequence ATGTCAAATAAGTTTGATTCTTATCAAAAAAGACGATTACAGTCTTCTTACTTTTCAGTAGTAATCAGTATTGCGTTGGTGTTATTTATGGTGGGAATTTTGGGATTGATTTTACTAAAATCAACCAAAGTTGCCAATATTGTTAAAGAACAAGTTGCCATTACATTGTTTTTAAAAGACGGAATTTCCGATGAACAAATTACAACTTTTAGAGAATCACTTTTAGAAGAACCTTTCACAAATAGCGCCATTTACACGAGTAAAGAAGACGCTGCAAAAATATATAGTGAAGAAATTGGAGAAGATTTTTTAGAGTTTTTAGGAAAAAATCCACTGAAAAATGGGATTGATATTTATGTAAAAGCTGATTTTGTAACTCCAGAAAAAATGCAAGAATTAGAAGAAAAATTCTTAAAAAATGCCTTTGTTGCAGACGTTTCTTATGACAAACCTTTGATTAATTTATTAACTGAAAACATCAAAAGAATCAGCTTTTGGTTATTAGTTGCAAGTAGTTTTTTTGCGATTATTGCCACAATTTTAATCAATAGTGCCATCAGATTGACCATTTATTCAAAAAGATTTACCATTAAAACCATGCAAATGGTTGGTGCAACAAAAAGTTTTATTAGAAAACCTTTTATCTTAACTAGTATAAAATTAGGATTGATTGGAGCTTTTTTAGCGTTAATTGCTTTGGGTTTTGTAGTGTATTATATTGATAAATTCATTCCAAGTTTGGCAATTTTACAAGATTATACAACGTTAACAATTTTAGCTCTTGGAGTTATTTTAACGGCATTTATCATCACTTTGATAAGTACATTTTTGGCAACACAACGATTTTTGAATTTACGAACAGACGAACTTTATTACTAA
- the mce gene encoding methylmalonyl-CoA epimerase, with amino-acid sequence MEKIEHIGIAVKDLEASNKLFASLLGTSHYKIEEVASEGVKTSFFKTGPNKIELLEATNSDSPIAKFIQKKGEGIHHIAFLVKDIYAEISRLKSEGFVVLNESPKNGADNKLVVFLHPKTTNGVLIELCQEIQ; translated from the coding sequence ATGGAAAAAATAGAACATATTGGCATTGCAGTCAAAGATTTAGAAGCTTCAAATAAATTGTTTGCATCACTTTTAGGAACTTCTCATTATAAAATTGAAGAAGTAGCCTCTGAGGGGGTAAAAACATCTTTTTTTAAAACAGGACCTAATAAAATTGAGTTGTTAGAAGCCACAAATTCTGATAGTCCAATTGCTAAATTTATTCAAAAAAAAGGGGAGGGAATTCACCATATTGCTTTTTTAGTAAAAGATATATATGCAGAAATTTCAAGGTTAAAAAGTGAAGGTTTTGTTGTTTTAAATGAATCACCAAAAAATGGCGCAGATAATAAATTGGTTGTTTTTTTGCATCCAAAAACAACGAATGGTGTTTTAATTGAATTGTGTCAAGAAATTCAATAG
- a CDS encoding DUF5689 domain-containing protein: MKTTKFIILLLAFVAGISFTSCVEDGKFEVPNALGTEENAAIAKIQADITAGTLTEISIANLKGLLVSGQVTQITSDIYVKGYVTSSDQTGNFFKEFFIQDAPSNPTAAIKVVTEFVDSYNKFNIGREVYIRLKDLYIGEVRTGDGVTAIGGGEFSAGRLGTLTINQTTAHVFRNANTEEIIPLVVKFSQISDSHVGLYVKVENAQFPSSLVGKTYVDATADFDTQRLLESCDGFGYTNFILETSAFAEFKFSVLPAGGGSIAAVVSKTFNGSDLVLALNKPTDVVMDGARCTPLDANDFTPVFEEDFEAMTSTNPLGGNGWITYTEIGRFNWRVLTSTDSGNPNSKIASMGAFRSGDASNISWMISPGINLDAQDLEFLNFQTSNSFADESVLEVLISTNWDGNSANVASATWQKLPANIVSRSENFQNWVDSGAIDLSGFSGTAHIAFKYIGGDNAADTIDGTYEVDNFKILVRK; this comes from the coding sequence ATGAAAACAACTAAATTCATCATTTTATTGCTGGCATTTGTAGCTGGTATTTCTTTTACTTCATGTGTAGAAGATGGAAAATTCGAGGTTCCAAATGCATTAGGAACTGAAGAGAATGCAGCAATTGCAAAAATCCAAGCAGATATTACAGCAGGTACATTAACCGAAATTTCTATTGCTAATTTAAAAGGATTACTTGTAAGTGGACAAGTAACTCAAATTACTTCTGATATTTACGTAAAAGGATATGTAACATCATCTGATCAAACAGGAAATTTCTTTAAAGAATTTTTTATTCAAGATGCTCCTTCAAATCCTACAGCAGCTATCAAAGTTGTTACAGAATTTGTAGATTCTTACAACAAATTCAATATCGGAAGAGAAGTTTATATTCGTTTAAAAGATTTGTACATTGGTGAAGTAAGAACAGGAGATGGAGTTACTGCAATTGGTGGTGGAGAATTTTCTGCAGGAAGATTAGGAACATTAACTATAAATCAAACAACTGCTCATGTGTTTAGAAATGCAAATACTGAAGAAATTATTCCATTAGTTGTAAAGTTTTCACAAATTAGCGATAGTCATGTTGGTCTTTATGTTAAGGTTGAAAATGCGCAATTTCCAAGCTCTTTAGTAGGTAAAACTTATGTAGATGCAACTGCTGATTTTGATACACAACGATTATTAGAAAGTTGTGATGGTTTTGGTTATACCAATTTTATCCTAGAAACAAGTGCATTCGCAGAATTCAAATTTAGCGTTTTACCAGCAGGTGGTGGAAGTATTGCTGCAGTAGTTTCAAAAACATTTAATGGTAGTGATTTAGTATTAGCATTAAATAAACCTACTGATGTTGTTATGGATGGTGCAAGATGTACGCCATTAGATGCAAACGATTTTACACCAGTTTTCGAAGAGGATTTTGAAGCAATGACATCTACAAATCCTTTGGGAGGAAATGGTTGGATTACTTATACAGAAATAGGTCGTTTTAATTGGAGAGTTTTAACCTCTACAGATTCAGGAAATCCAAACTCTAAAATAGCTTCAATGGGAGCATTTAGATCTGGTGATGCAAGTAATATTTCTTGGATGATTTCTCCAGGAATTAATTTGGATGCGCAAGATTTAGAATTTTTAAATTTCCAAACTTCTAACAGTTTTGCTGATGAAAGTGTTTTAGAGGTGTTAATTTCTACAAACTGGGACGGAAATTCTGCAAATGTAGCTTCTGCAACTTGGCAAAAACTTCCTGCAAATATTGTTTCAAGAAGTGAAAATTTCCAAAATTGGGTTGATTCTGGTGCCATTGACTTAAGTGGATTTTCTGGTACAGCTCATATCGCTTTCAAATATATAGGAGGAGATAATGCAGCTGATACGATTGATGGAACTTATGAAGTTGATAATTTTAAGATATTAGTTAGAAAATAA
- a CDS encoding TonB-dependent receptor, which produces MRKIIFPMFFSLFLAIGVNAQNVVKGIVTDSDSQNPLQGVLVTILSTTSSQTTGANGVFNLKNVPNGSYIVEMKLIGYETQNFPIELSGKTVDLGTILFYKSLSEDLDLSLITITDDELNDDGGAADNIAGLLQATQDIFLRTAAFEFSSSFFSIKGLDSGNGKVLINGIEMNKLFDGRAQWSNWGGLNDVLRNQEFNNGLSASNYTFGGVLGSTNINTRASQQRPGVRISYASSNRSYVHRMMATYSTGIMEDGWSFTFSGSRRAGNEGFNEGSSYDAYSLFASIEKKINKKHSINFTSIFAPNKRGKSSPNTQEVYDLKDIRYNEYWGFLNGRKTNSRVKDVEEPILMLNHYWDISENTSIYTNVAYQFGKIGNSRLDFNGGANPSPVYYQNLPSYFVRNENLVGAYESLQNFQNNGQIDWNRIYDANITNASVGIQNAYVLYEDRNDDKQFTFNSILNSQINKNITLNAKLEYKRLRSSNFAEVMDLLGGIGYLDIDNFGEDANQQQNNLQNPNRIVGVGDKFRYNFNLNSDVTSAFIQSQFKYNKVDFFAAASVSQTTHQREGLYQNGGFPNNSLGLSKKLNFTNFGLKGGATYKITGRHLLDANVAYMTQAPTIRNSFSNSRENNNVVENLQSEKIFSVDASYILRSPIVTSRITGFYTYIQDATEISFYFADGIGGDNTAFVQEVLSGIDKKHLGVELGLEAQVTPTIKLKGAASIGQYTYDNNPNIYLTSEDNSQTQIAGFTNGSKNFGESKLKDFRLAAGPQSAYSVGFEYRDPDYWYFGATTNFFSNIYVDVAPLNRSSNFYTDADGLPFADYDPELARELLQQERFDDYMVVNLMGGKSWKIGDKFISVFATVNNLFNQEYKSGGFEQGRNANFRQLRDDKALDTPVFGNKYWYGRGTTYFLNVNLRF; this is translated from the coding sequence ATGAGAAAAATTATTTTTCCAATGTTTTTTTCATTGTTCTTAGCAATAGGAGTCAATGCTCAAAACGTTGTAAAAGGAATCGTTACTGATAGCGATTCTCAAAATCCTCTACAAGGTGTTTTGGTCACAATTTTATCAACAACTTCTAGCCAAACAACAGGAGCTAATGGAGTATTTAATTTAAAAAATGTGCCCAATGGAAGTTATATTGTAGAGATGAAGTTAATAGGTTATGAAACTCAAAATTTTCCTATCGAATTATCTGGTAAAACAGTTGATTTGGGGACAATTTTATTTTATAAGAGCCTAAGTGAAGATTTAGACCTGAGTTTAATTACAATTACTGATGACGAGTTAAATGATGATGGTGGTGCTGCAGATAATATTGCGGGTTTGTTACAAGCTACACAAGATATTTTTTTAAGAACTGCTGCTTTTGAGTTCAGTTCTTCATTTTTTAGTATCAAAGGATTGGATTCCGGAAACGGAAAAGTACTAATTAATGGTATTGAAATGAACAAATTATTTGATGGTAGAGCACAATGGAGTAATTGGGGTGGTTTAAACGATGTTCTTAGAAATCAAGAATTTAACAATGGATTAAGTGCCTCTAATTATACATTTGGTGGAGTTTTAGGTTCAACAAATATCAATACAAGAGCGTCTCAACAGCGTCCAGGAGTTCGAATTTCATACGCTTCATCTAACAGAAGCTATGTACACAGAATGATGGCAACCTATTCAACTGGTATCATGGAAGATGGTTGGTCTTTTACTTTTTCTGGAAGTAGAAGAGCTGGTAATGAGGGTTTTAATGAAGGTTCTAGTTATGATGCATATTCATTATTTGCTTCAATTGAAAAAAAGATCAATAAAAAGCATAGCATCAATTTTACCTCAATTTTTGCACCTAATAAAAGAGGAAAATCTTCTCCAAATACTCAAGAAGTATATGATTTAAAAGACATAAGATATAATGAATATTGGGGTTTTTTAAATGGTAGAAAAACAAACTCAAGAGTAAAAGATGTTGAAGAGCCTATTTTAATGTTGAATCATTATTGGGATATTTCTGAAAACACTTCGATATATACAAACGTTGCTTATCAATTCGGAAAAATTGGAAATAGCCGTTTAGATTTTAATGGTGGCGCAAATCCTAGTCCGGTTTATTATCAAAATTTACCAAGCTATTTTGTTAGAAACGAAAATTTAGTAGGAGCTTATGAATCGTTGCAAAATTTTCAGAATAATGGTCAGATAGATTGGAATCGAATTTATGATGCGAATATTACAAATGCTTCAGTTGGAATTCAAAATGCCTATGTGTTGTATGAGGATAGAAATGATGATAAACAATTTACATTCAATTCAATTTTAAATTCTCAAATAAACAAGAATATTACACTAAATGCAAAATTAGAATACAAACGCTTACGTTCTAGTAATTTTGCTGAAGTGATGGATTTATTAGGAGGAATAGGTTATTTAGATATTGATAATTTTGGTGAAGATGCTAATCAACAACAAAACAACTTACAAAATCCTAATAGAATTGTTGGTGTTGGAGATAAGTTTCGTTATAATTTCAATTTAAATTCTGATGTAACAAGTGCATTTATTCAAAGTCAATTTAAGTATAATAAGGTTGATTTCTTTGCAGCAGCATCTGTTTCACAAACAACTCATCAAAGAGAAGGATTGTATCAAAATGGTGGGTTTCCAAATAACTCTTTAGGATTATCAAAAAAATTGAATTTCACTAATTTTGGATTGAAAGGTGGTGCAACGTATAAAATCACAGGACGCCATTTATTAGATGCAAATGTTGCTTATATGACACAAGCACCAACAATTAGAAATTCATTTTCAAATTCAAGAGAAAATAATAACGTTGTTGAAAACTTACAAAGCGAAAAAATATTTTCTGTAGATGCAAGCTACATTTTAAGAAGTCCAATAGTAACTTCAAGAATCACTGGTTTTTATACTTACATTCAAGATGCAACAGAAATATCTTTTTATTTTGCTGATGGAATTGGTGGAGATAATACTGCATTTGTTCAAGAAGTATTAAGTGGAATTGATAAAAAACACTTAGGTGTTGAATTGGGTTTAGAAGCGCAAGTTACTCCAACAATAAAGTTAAAAGGAGCAGCTTCTATTGGTCAATATACTTATGATAACAACCCAAATATTTATTTAACATCCGAAGATAATTCACAAACTCAAATTGCTGGTTTTACAAACGGATCAAAAAATTTCGGAGAATCTAAATTGAAAGATTTTAGATTAGCGGCAGGACCACAAAGCGCTTATTCAGTTGGATTTGAATACAGAGACCCAGATTATTGGTATTTTGGAGCAACTACAAATTTTTTCAGCAATATTTATGTTGATGTGGCTCCTTTAAACAGATCAAGTAATTTTTACACAGATGCTGATGGATTACCTTTTGCTGATTATGATCCAGAATTAGCAAGAGAATTATTACAACAAGAACGTTTTGATGACTACATGGTTGTTAATTTAATGGGAGGTAAATCTTGGAAAATAGGTGACAAATTTATCAGTGTTTTTGCAACAGTAAATAACTTGTTTAATCAAGAATACAAATCTGGTGGATTTGAACAAGGAAGAAACGCAAACTTCCGTCAATTAAGAGATGATAAAGCACTAGATACTCCAGTTTTTGGAAATAAATATTGGTACGGTAGAGGCACTACTTACTTTTTAAACGTAAACTTAAGATTTTAA
- a CDS encoding endonuclease/exonuclease/phosphatase family protein codes for MKKQMLFGVIFFMAFSILSSQEKGKQYNIRTIAFYNLENLYDTINDETINDEASPMMELKSNKSKVYWQKINNMASVIAQIGAEKANTGPSIIGVSEIENLSVLEDLVKSEHLSKMDYGIIHYDSPDKRGIDVALLYQKRYFKPVYHEAINPNIYRDGYKVYTRDQLLVSGYLDDELIHVIVNHWPSRSGGEAKSRPSREKAAYQNTKIIEQVREKDPNAKILIMGDFNDDPTNSSFKNVLKTQGKKEDVTENDIFNPYEEMHKKGYNTLGYRDNINLFDMVLISEPLLNKGENDFSTYKMFKAMIFNQRFLTGRTGQYKGYPFRSFADGGFTGGYSDHYPVYIYLIKERK; via the coding sequence ATGAAAAAACAAATGCTTTTCGGTGTCATTTTTTTTATGGCATTTTCAATTCTTTCTTCTCAAGAAAAAGGAAAACAATACAATATAAGAACGATTGCTTTTTACAATTTAGAAAATCTGTACGATACCATTAATGACGAAACTATCAATGATGAGGCTAGTCCAATGATGGAATTAAAGTCAAATAAATCAAAAGTTTATTGGCAAAAAATAAATAACATGGCAAGTGTAATTGCTCAAATTGGCGCTGAAAAAGCCAATACTGGTCCTTCAATTATTGGTGTTTCTGAAATTGAAAATTTAAGTGTTTTAGAAGATTTGGTAAAATCTGAACATTTATCAAAAATGGATTATGGAATCATACATTATGATTCTCCTGATAAAAGAGGAATTGATGTAGCATTGTTATATCAAAAAAGATATTTTAAACCTGTGTATCATGAAGCAATTAATCCAAATATTTATAGAGATGGTTACAAAGTATACACTAGAGACCAGCTTTTAGTTTCGGGGTATTTGGATGATGAATTGATTCACGTAATTGTAAATCACTGGCCTTCTAGAAGTGGTGGTGAAGCAAAAAGTAGGCCTTCACGTGAAAAAGCGGCTTACCAAAACACCAAAATTATTGAGCAAGTTCGTGAAAAAGACCCTAATGCAAAGATTTTAATCATGGGTGATTTTAACGATGACCCAACCAACTCGAGTTTTAAAAATGTGTTGAAAACCCAAGGAAAAAAAGAAGATGTAACTGAAAATGATATTTTTAATCCTTATGAAGAAATGCATAAAAAAGGATATAATACACTAGGTTACCGAGACAACATCAACTTATTTGATATGGTTTTGATTTCTGAACCTTTACTAAATAAAGGTGAGAATGATTTTTCAACTTACAAAATGTTTAAAGCAATGATTTTTAATCAACGATTTTTAACAGGGCGAACAGGACAGTATAAAGGATATCCTTTTAGAAGTTTTGCTGATGGTGGTTTTACAGGAGGTTATTCAGATCATTATCCTGTGTATATTTATTTGATTAAAGAACGAAAATAA